The Rhinoraja longicauda isolate Sanriku21f chromosome 19, sRhiLon1.1, whole genome shotgun sequence genome includes a window with the following:
- the LOC144602547 gene encoding torsin-4A-like yields MEAERRLRPWGAASRLRLIRRPRRGSRPSKVASPLQRPGKKKSAGGKRRSRGAKGWEVPDAVVMCALYLLCGVVAVQVYQDEEVEQNLLAYDIDHLEKTLHQELVGQTLAVNRLTRLLRGYLVTNTPHSKPLVLSINGPTGVGKTYMGWLIAKHFRSSLGPQLVQQRSLKDLSRGGLNSLVSDALSRAQRSHRAPVVLLDQVEQASPEVLDLLGTLLASPGPAGTVYIFLSSIGREVISHSASHPSAQGQTSRARRVSGELARLAARRHPVWRAADFIPLFPLDRPHVVQCARLLMERWGFYPRDPRAEGMAYGLRYYKAGRRLYSQQGCKPVPPMVRRLKGGSNRPSNEVAVKTMEVAVTSCDAPRSHRRSGEQ; encoded by the coding sequence ATGGAGGCGGAGAGGAGGCTACGCCCGTGGGGCGCCGCGTCGAGACTGCGGCTGATCCGGCGGCCGCGGCGAGGCTCGCGGCCGTCCAAGGTGGCCTCCCCCCTCCAGCGGCCGGGCAAGAAGAAGTCCGCCGGCGGCAAGCGGCGGAGCCGGGGCGCCAAGGGGTGGGAGGTGCCGGACGCGGTGGTGATGTGCGCGCTCTACCTCCTCTGCGGCGTGGTGGCAGTCCAGGTGTACCAGGACGAGGAGGTGGAGCAGAACCTGCTGGCCTACGACATTGACCACCTGGAGAAGACCCTTCACCAGGAGCTGGTGGGACAGACCTTGGCTGTCAACAGGTTGACCAGGCTGCTGAGAGGCTACCTGGTCACCAACACCCCCCACTCCAAGCCCTTGGTCCTCTCCATCAATGGTCCCACAGGGGTGGGCAAGACCTACATGGGATGGCTGATCGCCAAGCACTTCCGGTCCTCCCTAGGACCTCAGCTGGTCCAACAGCGCTCGCTGAAGGACCTCTCCCGGGGCGGCCTGAACTCCCTGGTCTCAGACGCCCTCTCCCGGGCTCAGCGGTCCCACCGGGCCCCGGTTGTCCTGCTGGACCAGGTGGAGCAAGCCTCTCCGGAGGTCCTGGACCTGCTGGGGACCCTGCTGGCTTCGCCCGGCCCCGCCGGCACCGTCTACATCTTCCTCAGCAGCATCGGCCGGGAGGTCATCTCCCACTCCGCCAGCCACCCCTCGGCCCAGGGCCAGACCTCCCGGGCGCGGAGGGTGAGCGGGGAGCTGGCGCGGCTGGCGGCCAGACGGCACCCGGTGTGGAGGGCGGCCGACTTCATCCCGCTCTTCCCGCTGGACCGGCCGCACGTGGTCCAGTGCGCCCGGCTGCTGATGGAGCGGTGGGGCTTCTACCCCCGGGACCCCCGGGCGGAGGGCATGGCCTACGGCCTGCGCTACTACAAAGCCGGGCGCCGCCTCTACTCTCAGCAGGGCTGCAAGCCCGTCCCGCCCATGGTCAGGCGGCTGAAGGGGGGCAGCAATCGCCCGAGTAATGAGGTGGCCGTGAAGACCATGGAAGTGGCAGTGACATCCTGCGATGCCCCCCGATCCCATCGTCGGTCAGGGGAACAATAA